Proteins co-encoded in one Waddliaceae bacterium genomic window:
- a CDS encoding purine-binding chemotaxis protein CheW, whose translation MGEEDKIILEADNNDNAEDRNNIEMMSVLSFELEEGKYGVRIEDVKEVVKLPEITRVPNTPQFIVGVINLRGEIVTVIDMRYFFGVGDQEDKEKKEGKRVIVTDVNKDLVGILVDKVDDTIEINPEDIQQPIATLKGDAMAFTKGQVQVGEDIIALLDLGKVLHCREITSLEEGG comes from the coding sequence ATGGGTGAAGAGGATAAAATAATATTAGAGGCTGACAATAACGATAACGCCGAAGACAGAAATAATATCGAGATGATGAGCGTCTTGTCGTTCGAACTGGAAGAAGGGAAATACGGTGTCAGAATAGAAGATGTTAAAGAAGTAGTGAAACTTCCTGAAATAACACGAGTACCAAATACACCGCAATTTATCGTCGGTGTAATAAATCTGCGAGGAGAGATCGTTACCGTCATCGATATGAGATATTTCTTCGGCGTCGGAGATCAAGAAGATAAAGAAAAAAAAGAAGGTAAAAGGGTGATTGTCACAGACGTCAACAAAGACCTTGTTGGTATACTTGTCGATAAAGTCGACGATACCATAGAAATAAACCCTGAGGATATACAGCAGCCGATAGCGACGCTTAAAGGCGATGCCATGGCTTTCACAAAAGGACAGGTGCAGGTCGGCGAAGACATCATAGCACTGCTGGACCTCGGGAAAGTTTTACATTGTAGAGAAATCACAAGTTTAGAAGAAGGGGGATAA
- a CDS encoding response regulator, whose product MPTKKTIVLADDEQGVLDVVQFRLTKKGYNVIVAHDGEEALASVKKSSPDLVILDVNMPPPNGLQVCRQLKDDAKYKNIPVVLLTAGDTDSDKFWGAESGADAYLTKPYNAEELLALIKKLTT is encoded by the coding sequence ATGCCCACAAAAAAAACAATAGTATTAGCTGACGATGAGCAGGGAGTTTTAGACGTAGTACAATTCCGTCTTACGAAAAAGGGATATAATGTCATCGTTGCTCACGATGGTGAAGAGGCGCTCGCTAGCGTTAAGAAGAGCTCTCCTGACCTTGTCATCCTCGACGTCAACATGCCACCGCCCAATGGTTTACAGGTATGTCGCCAGCTTAAAGACGACGCCAAGTACAAAAACATCCCTGTAGTATTATTGACGGCGGGAGACACCGACAGCGACAAATTCTGGGGTGCAGAGTCCGGCGCTGATGCTTATCTTACTAAGCCTTACAACGCCGAAGAGCTTTTGGCGCTCATCAAGAAGCTTACGACGTAA
- a CDS encoding purine-binding chemotaxis protein CheW, giving the protein MNKGITMKDLVAFTVAGKEYAVDMLHVIKVVKNEDIISVPETAEYVEGVINFNNKVVPIVNIRKKLLLQEDNVEDVRCIIIVQAHGSLIGLIVDTITDIISVEDNDIMPPDELLKDATYLVGMIKKEDDMILVMEAEKLVAEDKTAIEYVRGKVEIRKHPAESEE; this is encoded by the coding sequence ATGAATAAAGGCATAACAATGAAAGATTTAGTGGCTTTTACTGTCGCCGGCAAAGAATACGCCGTCGATATGTTGCACGTAATAAAAGTTGTGAAGAATGAAGATATCATTTCAGTGCCAGAGACCGCCGAATATGTCGAAGGCGTAATAAATTTCAATAACAAAGTCGTTCCTATCGTCAATATAAGAAAAAAACTGCTCCTTCAAGAAGATAATGTTGAAGACGTTAGATGTATAATAATAGTACAGGCACATGGAAGCCTTATAGGGCTTATCGTCGATACCATCACCGATATCATCTCCGTAGAAGATAACGATATCATGCCTCCCGACGAACTTCTAAAAGATGCCACATACCTCGTTGGCATGATAAAAAAAGAAGACGATATGATCCTTGTCATGGAAGCCGAAAAGCTCGTCGCCGAAGATAAGACAGCGATAGAATACGTGCGAGGAAAAGTCGAGATAAGAAAACATCCCGCAGAGAGTGAGGAATAA
- a CDS encoding HAMP domain-containing protein: MRFSTKVTLLLVVSMVVFGSIITLFVYNSNVKTLEKEVISRLEVDVHNTMNKIDMFLYERYSDIQVIPGCSDIKTRNSEPEKITERLIEFRNIHKTYASLSFFNLERIRIADTAGMHLGKKHKLTKYWKDIYEGKISAASDVRIAEELHTPILYFASHVKDVKGENFGVIVARVPVIRIYEITKEIERTRGGEGKVEVDLVDKDGMLLYSNYNRKGVLKDNLADELQSVERSLAGEKSGSAKYTRLGKEETIYVFVHEQGYLDFEGNDWTLVVNVPTKTAFAPAVDLRNKIVVILIPIIVVLILISLFFLRVMLKPIVKLKDAAVEISKGNLDVKVEIKSKDEIGELADSFNTMSVNLKQANNEILGHSKELEEKVTQRTEELNSSNKELTEINEKMYYANKDIKEAAEKTAAAEKEAVEAKELAEKKSEAFEKFNKMAVGREVRMRELKQEMKELEDKIKGMEKDN; this comes from the coding sequence ATGAGATTTTCAACGAAAGTAACGCTTTTATTAGTAGTGTCAATGGTGGTATTCGGTAGCATTATAACGCTTTTCGTCTATAACTCAAACGTTAAGACATTAGAGAAAGAGGTGATCTCCCGACTCGAAGTAGATGTTCATAACACCATGAACAAAATCGATATGTTTCTGTATGAAAGATATTCTGATATACAAGTTATCCCTGGATGTTCTGATATTAAAACAAGGAATTCAGAACCTGAAAAAATCACAGAGAGATTGATAGAGTTTAGAAATATACACAAAACATATGCTTCACTGTCTTTTTTCAACCTAGAAAGAATACGTATTGCTGATACAGCAGGGATGCACTTAGGGAAAAAACATAAGTTAACTAAATATTGGAAAGATATTTACGAAGGAAAGATAAGTGCCGCTAGCGATGTAAGGATTGCAGAAGAATTACATACTCCAATACTTTATTTCGCCTCTCATGTTAAAGATGTAAAAGGAGAAAATTTTGGCGTCATTGTGGCAAGAGTTCCTGTTATAAGAATTTACGAAATAACAAAAGAAATCGAGAGAACCCGCGGCGGAGAGGGAAAAGTGGAAGTCGATCTCGTCGATAAAGACGGCATGCTATTGTATTCGAACTATAATAGAAAAGGGGTGTTAAAAGATAATTTGGCTGATGAGCTACAAAGCGTGGAAAGGTCGTTGGCAGGAGAAAAAAGCGGTAGCGCAAAATATACTAGGTTGGGGAAAGAAGAGACTATTTATGTGTTTGTACATGAACAAGGATATCTGGATTTCGAAGGCAACGATTGGACGTTAGTAGTGAATGTTCCAACGAAAACGGCTTTTGCTCCAGCCGTAGATCTGAGAAACAAAATAGTCGTTATCTTGATACCGATAATTGTCGTATTGATTTTAATATCACTGTTTTTTCTGAGGGTAATGTTAAAACCTATAGTTAAACTAAAGGATGCAGCAGTAGAAATCAGCAAAGGAAACCTCGATGTGAAAGTCGAGATTAAATCAAAGGATGAGATCGGAGAGCTGGCAGACTCCTTTAACACAATGTCTGTGAATTTGAAACAGGCAAACAATGAAATATTAGGACACAGCAAAGAGCTTGAAGAAAAAGTCACACAGCGCACAGAAGAGCTGAATTCCTCTAATAAAGAACTAACAGAAATAAACGAGAAAATGTACTACGCCAACAAAGACATAAAAGAAGCCGCAGAAAAGACGGCAGCAGCAGAAAAAGAAGCTGTAGAGGCAAAAGAGCTGGCAGAAAAAAAATCTGAAGCCTTTGAGAAGTTTAATAAGATGGCAGTAGGAAGAGAAGTTAGGATGAGAGAATTGAAACAGGAAATGAAAGAGCTAGAAGATAAAATTAAGGGCATGGAAAAGGATAACTGA
- a CDS encoding tetratricopeptide repeat protein produces MGIPWWKSALFFMAILLLSIAIFPTGRQLGKFYHYSKNFDDADLYLSSRYDRDPSDEGNSQRYLSSLLFFKDFDKFEEISDELLTVIPESFLLHEVVARYHEERMRYQEASFHWDKMLELMPIDANVRDKLVSYYSINQQYDKLIKVYERDISVAANNLDSYYSLALLYSLRHDITNAKRIYSKIIEDFPYERKSKIRLAQLHEYSGDVALAISLYRRVSEENPEDRSAMVALGNKLLSYSEVDGFMSFLERFQGKYPGDTLYYDEQASLYLGIKDRINAIALIEKEYLRSPDNLALLFSMGELYFEIKDYSKALDILEKYNSKTTKDDYRSYHLLGDVFAAVGDKASSVNAYEHAFELVEYNVPQDSFSDDIVNEKSYTKKLSLYEEYRSRFPEKAAPEAEVSYAVAVQEAFPLEDVVSRTVDMEIAEVWILWKLGRHDEAIAKSDELSKQHPNNTELTYFLINSYFERNMTAKARKLYDVLEMKGPYDANLKELKFSLLIQEGRWSEAYALSEEFLVESPFNDYSEDRVYILTKMKRWREAKNIYEEKIAARDAAGAPHNDRYIWDARSAIEEGSDLLWSDVIYEHDSNTERHYTIEAGCRSWLSESLRLSAVAAREYHKRDEEENPVASAVSDNVSSITLRAEKFLNYSFTAEGHVSLPSYGDETFPEFGVKALYNRTRFYDLESYISYTHDRLSRDLDKLPIEMQYNTLEAFGKVYPNNILSLDYLFRSEWYHLPGKYNTVNGNSSLGYKIWNEVELGILLMNRPSWNLSLINHVYQSHWVKPFDEAGQVVDLGEKEKAWYGGLYGEFFVKTLSRTSWSLYRKHNSSKGFYSTLFAMSSEFWVRDDAVLTISLDHKYKDDTADIRTVSNDITANFKVLL; encoded by the coding sequence ATGGGAATACCGTGGTGGAAATCAGCACTGTTTTTTATGGCGATCTTATTATTAAGTATCGCGATATTCCCTACTGGCCGTCAGCTTGGCAAGTTTTATCACTACAGCAAGAACTTCGACGATGCTGATTTATATCTTTCTAGCCGCTATGATCGTGATCCTTCCGACGAAGGAAATTCTCAGCGATATCTTTCTTCTCTTTTATTTTTCAAAGATTTCGATAAGTTTGAGGAAATCAGCGACGAGCTTTTAACCGTCATCCCCGAAAGCTTCTTGCTACACGAAGTTGTTGCTCGCTATCATGAAGAGCGCATGCGCTACCAGGAGGCCAGCTTTCATTGGGATAAGATGCTGGAGCTTATGCCTATAGACGCCAACGTCCGCGACAAACTAGTATCATATTACAGTATAAACCAGCAATATGACAAACTTATAAAGGTCTATGAGCGTGACATTAGCGTCGCAGCAAACAACCTCGACAGCTACTATTCTTTGGCGCTTTTATATTCGTTACGTCACGACATTACTAATGCTAAGCGTATATATTCTAAGATAATAGAAGACTTCCCTTATGAAAGAAAATCCAAGATACGCCTTGCTCAGCTTCATGAATATTCTGGTGACGTTGCTCTTGCTATATCGTTATATCGTAGAGTTTCTGAAGAAAACCCCGAAGACAGAAGTGCGATGGTCGCTCTTGGCAACAAGCTATTGTCGTATTCTGAAGTCGACGGTTTTATGTCTTTCTTAGAACGCTTCCAGGGAAAATATCCCGGCGATACTCTTTACTATGACGAGCAAGCGTCGCTATATCTTGGTATAAAGGACCGTATTAACGCTATTGCTTTGATAGAAAAAGAATACCTTCGTTCTCCCGATAATCTTGCGTTATTATTTTCTATGGGTGAGCTTTACTTCGAGATAAAAGACTACAGCAAAGCTCTCGACATCCTAGAAAAATACAATTCGAAGACAACAAAGGACGACTATCGTTCTTACCATCTTCTTGGCGATGTTTTTGCTGCTGTTGGTGACAAAGCATCTAGCGTCAATGCCTATGAGCATGCTTTTGAGCTTGTGGAATATAATGTTCCACAAGATTCTTTCTCCGATGATATCGTCAATGAAAAGTCCTACACAAAAAAGCTTTCTCTTTACGAAGAATACCGCAGTCGTTTCCCGGAAAAGGCTGCCCCTGAAGCAGAGGTCTCTTATGCTGTAGCCGTCCAGGAGGCTTTTCCTTTAGAAGATGTAGTATCACGCACTGTTGATATGGAGATCGCAGAAGTATGGATTCTGTGGAAGCTTGGTCGCCATGATGAAGCCATCGCCAAAAGCGATGAACTTTCAAAGCAGCACCCCAATAATACTGAGCTGACATATTTCTTGATAAACTCATATTTCGAGCGAAATATGACGGCGAAAGCCCGCAAGCTTTATGATGTCCTAGAGATGAAAGGCCCCTACGACGCCAATCTTAAAGAGTTGAAGTTCTCTCTTCTTATTCAAGAAGGTCGTTGGTCCGAGGCTTATGCTCTCTCTGAAGAGTTTCTAGTAGAAAGCCCTTTCAATGACTACAGCGAAGATCGCGTTTATATTCTTACGAAGATGAAGCGCTGGCGCGAAGCCAAAAATATCTACGAGGAAAAGATCGCCGCTCGGGATGCCGCTGGGGCTCCTCACAACGACCGCTACATTTGGGATGCTCGTTCTGCCATAGAAGAGGGCTCTGACCTTTTATGGAGCGACGTTATATACGAACACGATAGCAACACAGAACGGCACTATACCATAGAAGCAGGATGTCGTAGTTGGCTTTCAGAGTCTTTACGATTATCGGCTGTTGCCGCTAGAGAATACCACAAACGTGATGAAGAAGAAAACCCTGTTGCTTCTGCCGTCAGCGATAATGTTTCTTCTATTACATTGCGTGCGGAGAAATTTTTAAACTACAGCTTCACTGCAGAAGGTCACGTTTCCTTGCCATCTTATGGTGATGAGACCTTCCCTGAGTTTGGCGTTAAGGCTCTATATAATAGGACTCGTTTTTATGACTTGGAGTCATATATTTCCTATACCCACGACCGTCTAAGCCGCGACCTCGACAAGCTCCCTATAGAGATGCAATACAACACTCTAGAGGCCTTCGGCAAGGTGTATCCCAATAACATCCTTTCACTAGACTATCTTTTCCGCAGTGAGTGGTATCATTTACCTGGGAAATATAATACCGTCAATGGCAACTCTTCTTTAGGCTACAAAATATGGAACGAAGTAGAGCTTGGTATATTGCTTATGAATCGTCCTTCGTGGAATTTGTCTTTGATAAACCATGTATATCAATCGCATTGGGTAAAGCCTTTCGACGAGGCCGGCCAGGTCGTTGATTTGGGCGAGAAGGAAAAGGCGTGGTATGGCGGGTTGTATGGCGAGTTTTTTGTTAAGACGCTATCGCGAACGTCGTGGAGTTTATATAGAAAACACAATTCCTCCAAGGGTTTCTACTCCACGCTTTTTGCTATGTCTTCGGAGTTCTGGGTCCGCGACGATGCTGTCTTAACGATATCTTTAGACCACAAATACAAAGACGACACTGCTGACATCCGCACCGTCTCTAACGATATAACGGCGAATTTTAAGGTGTTACTATAA
- a CDS encoding response regulator: MGRKILILDDNEEIRKLLAFKLGKEGYETIEADSGENALEKLRKEKVDLALVDTMLPGIDGFEVCRQIKKVENMPVKVIIYTGFVDAVDAAKAKEMGADDYCVKTYEFSYILEVINKVLGDENNN, translated from the coding sequence ATGGGTAGAAAAATTTTAATTTTGGATGATAACGAAGAGATACGTAAGTTATTAGCTTTTAAACTAGGAAAAGAAGGATATGAAACAATAGAAGCCGACAGCGGAGAGAATGCTTTGGAGAAGCTTCGCAAAGAAAAGGTTGATTTAGCTCTTGTGGACACAATGCTCCCAGGAATTGATGGCTTCGAGGTGTGTAGGCAGATTAAAAAAGTAGAGAATATGCCAGTGAAAGTTATTATCTATACGGGCTTCGTAGACGCTGTAGATGCAGCAAAAGCAAAAGAAATGGGCGCCGATGATTATTGTGTGAAGACATATGAGTTTTCCTACATCTTAGAGGTTATCAACAAAGTGCTAGGTGACGAAAATAATAACTGA
- a CDS encoding GAF domain-containing sensor histidine kinase has translation MVNDDVKQHAKAIKNIKHSEVSEAEKFMEISDKINEGMLVEEVLDYAYDSMRSIIEYDRMCFALVDDMKIVRAMWANSNYDEIKLNKGYEAPLEGSTLEKLLDSKVPRIINNLEEYTKEHPGSESTQLIIEEGIMSSLTCPLVALGKPVGFLFFSSTKPGTYRDAHVEIFMRFAKQFSMVVEKSMLYQSELEANDLKNKFLGITAHDLRNPLAVVQGYLECFLDGIVGDVTEEQRDIFVKMFEVSKRMLTMVNNLLDISAIEAGTITLDKKDVDIKEYLGNLQEYNNLIAKKKDIAIELKLDSQLKNAKLDTDAISQVINNLVTNAIKFSTKNTTITIEAKKIGEKMQIAVIDQGQGIPEDEQGGLFGYFNKTTVKATNNEAGAGLGLAIVKKMVEAHGGKVSIESKVGEGSTFSFEIPLFIEQ, from the coding sequence ATGGTTAATGATGACGTTAAGCAACATGCCAAAGCAATAAAGAATATTAAGCATAGCGAAGTCTCTGAAGCTGAGAAGTTTATGGAGATAAGCGATAAAATCAACGAAGGCATGCTCGTAGAAGAGGTCCTTGATTATGCTTATGATAGCATGCGTTCTATAATAGAATACGACCGTATGTGTTTTGCTCTTGTCGACGACATGAAAATTGTACGAGCCATGTGGGCCAATAGTAATTATGATGAAATCAAACTCAACAAAGGATACGAAGCACCACTTGAAGGCAGTACGCTAGAAAAGCTCCTCGACAGCAAAGTACCAAGAATTATTAATAACCTTGAAGAGTATACAAAAGAACATCCCGGCTCTGAATCGACACAACTTATCATTGAAGAAGGAATAATGTCGAGCTTGACATGCCCTCTTGTAGCTTTGGGCAAACCCGTGGGCTTTCTCTTCTTCTCGAGTACGAAACCAGGAACATATCGTGATGCTCACGTTGAAATATTCATGCGCTTTGCTAAGCAGTTCTCGATGGTGGTGGAAAAAAGTATGCTGTATCAGAGCGAACTAGAAGCCAATGACCTGAAGAATAAATTCCTGGGGATAACAGCTCACGATTTAAGAAATCCCCTCGCTGTAGTGCAAGGATACCTCGAGTGTTTCCTCGACGGCATCGTCGGTGATGTGACAGAAGAGCAGCGCGATATCTTCGTTAAGATGTTCGAAGTCAGCAAAAGAATGCTTACAATGGTTAACAACCTCCTAGACATCAGCGCTATAGAGGCAGGGACGATAACGCTCGATAAAAAAGACGTCGATATTAAAGAGTACCTAGGAAATCTTCAAGAATATAACAACCTTATCGCGAAGAAGAAAGATATCGCTATAGAACTAAAACTCGATAGCCAGCTGAAAAATGCTAAACTCGACACAGACGCCATCAGCCAAGTGATAAATAACCTAGTTACCAACGCAATAAAATTCTCTACGAAGAATACAACGATAACAATAGAAGCAAAGAAAATCGGCGAAAAAATGCAAATAGCCGTTATCGACCAAGGACAGGGGATACCAGAAGATGAACAAGGCGGACTCTTCGGATATTTTAATAAGACGACAGTTAAAGCGACAAATAATGAGGCTGGAGCAGGACTAGGATTAGCTATCGTTAAAAAAATGGTAGAAGCCCACGGCGGTAAAGTTTCGATAGAAAGTAAAGTCGGCGAAGGCTCGACATTCTCCTTCGAAATACCGCTTTTCATTGAACAATGA
- a CDS encoding response regulator — translation MKKKKHKILILDGDKATLKIIAKYLSWNGFSVDTMNDAEEVLSRIEKKKYSLVICDELLAPDNGYALCEKIRGHSKEVVSAVNIIIIAAEDPDIEKYATLKRCNAFFLNKYASPGRWLSKIKLIIGDDQ, via the coding sequence ATGAAAAAGAAGAAACACAAAATCCTTATCCTCGACGGCGACAAGGCCACGCTCAAGATCATAGCGAAGTATTTATCGTGGAATGGTTTTTCTGTAGATACTATGAATGATGCAGAAGAAGTATTGTCGCGTATTGAGAAGAAAAAATACTCTCTTGTCATCTGTGACGAGCTCCTTGCTCCCGACAATGGGTATGCTTTGTGTGAAAAGATAAGAGGCCATAGCAAAGAGGTCGTGTCTGCGGTAAATATCATCATCATTGCCGCCGAAGACCCCGACATTGAAAAGTATGCCACTTTAAAACGTTGCAATGCTTTCTTCTTAAACAAATATGCAAGCCCAGGAAGGTGGCTTAGCAAGATAAAACTTATCATTGGAGACGACCAATAA
- a CDS encoding response regulator: MSKKKTIILADDEQDLLDMGKLRLTKEGYDVIVAHDGEEAFENIKKSTPDLIILDINMPPPNGFHLCRMLKDDAKYKRIPIILLTSRAAESDEFWGIESGADAYLTKPYKAEDLIALVKKLSE, encoded by the coding sequence ATGTCTAAAAAAAAGACGATAATATTAGCCGACGATGAACAAGACCTGTTGGACATGGGCAAACTGCGCCTAACGAAAGAAGGCTACGATGTCATCGTCGCTCACGACGGTGAAGAGGCTTTTGAAAACATTAAGAAATCCACTCCCGACCTTATCATCCTAGACATCAACATGCCACCGCCTAATGGCTTTCATTTATGCCGTATGCTTAAGGACGACGCCAAGTACAAAAGAATTCCGATAATATTATTGACCTCGCGCGCTGCCGAAAGCGACGAGTTCTGGGGGATAGAGTCCGGTGCCGACGCTTATCTTACTAAGCCTTACAAAGCCGAAGATCTTATAGCTCTCGTTAAAAAGCTTTCCGAGTAA
- a CDS encoding PAS domain-containing sensor histidine kinase, whose product MKNIEDIIENMPVCVTVFDMEGKIVFVNKRALKKHGYSKEEVVGNTMEDTFLIEEDVPKYREAMQRLSSGEEVDSQEYRLRGKDGTTLIELVGFSLLKDDDDNDIVVATHKDISNGKKNEQDLAKVSEELESQIWGAKKTNECIKVLYNELDAKNKELEKVDQLKSQFVTNVSHELRKPLAVVKESMDIILEGVAGKINLEQKKILTSAVEAIDHLLRTVTDILDVSKIEAGTMELKKEEIDMAAMVESIVSFHKIEAIKNNVTITKEIHKDIGMIWGDKDKIREVIINLLNNAIKFTHKKGDIKIELVGSKEEVCIKVTDSGKGISEEKKEKILDKFESATDMNQEGIGLGLAIAKDIVELHKGKLWVERAAEKGSKFICCIPRNCQE is encoded by the coding sequence ATGAAAAATATCGAAGATATCATAGAAAATATGCCGGTATGCGTTACTGTCTTTGACATGGAAGGGAAGATAGTCTTTGTCAATAAAAGGGCATTAAAAAAACACGGATATAGCAAGGAAGAAGTCGTCGGCAATACGATGGAAGATACATTCCTTATAGAAGAAGATGTTCCAAAATATCGTGAAGCGATGCAAAGATTGTCTTCTGGTGAAGAGGTCGATAGCCAGGAGTATCGCCTTAGAGGTAAAGACGGGACAACACTAATAGAACTCGTTGGTTTTTCCCTTTTAAAAGATGATGATGACAATGATATTGTAGTAGCTACACATAAAGATATAAGCAATGGCAAAAAAAATGAACAGGATCTTGCAAAAGTAAGCGAAGAGCTGGAAAGCCAGATATGGGGCGCTAAGAAGACTAATGAATGTATAAAGGTTCTTTACAACGAGCTTGATGCGAAGAATAAAGAACTAGAAAAAGTTGACCAGCTGAAGTCACAGTTCGTTACAAACGTTTCTCACGAGCTTAGAAAGCCTCTTGCCGTAGTTAAAGAGTCTATGGATATCATCCTCGAAGGGGTCGCAGGGAAGATAAATCTTGAACAGAAAAAAATTCTGACGTCGGCGGTAGAGGCGATAGATCATCTTTTAAGGACGGTTACTGATATATTAGATGTCTCCAAGATAGAAGCTGGGACGATGGAGCTTAAAAAAGAAGAAATCGATATGGCTGCGATGGTAGAGAGCATAGTAAGTTTCCACAAAATCGAGGCTATTAAAAATAACGTCACCATAACAAAAGAGATTCATAAAGATATAGGAATGATATGGGGCGATAAAGACAAAATAAGAGAAGTGATAATAAACCTGTTAAACAACGCTATAAAGTTCACCCACAAAAAAGGTGATATAAAGATTGAACTTGTTGGGTCAAAGGAAGAGGTATGCATCAAAGTCACCGATAGCGGCAAAGGAATCTCTGAAGAAAAGAAAGAAAAAATATTAGATAAATTCGAAAGCGCCACCGATATGAATCAAGAAGGGATAGGACTAGGGCTTGCAATAGCAAAGGATATTGTTGAGCTGCATAAAGGTAAACTATGGGTTGAAAGAGCAGCAGAAAAAGGGAGTAAATTTATTTGTTGCATACCAAGAAATTGTCAAGAATGA
- a CDS encoding ABC transporter substrate-binding protein produces the protein MRKILGVATLLCVLVISGCLSKDAVEKKPIKIAISEWAGDAHAVIAKEKGFFEKNNVDVELIFIKEYSESQENYINGETDGIFGVYSDTILYNLEGIETKVVCALDYSDTGDVIIGNPELNSLADLKGKKIGIEGVNSFSHLFVLASLKKAGIEESEVQFEDIPAHKVLEALEDGIIYAGHTWEPTKSAALKKGYKILGIAGDVPGIITDVLSFSTEIINERPDDIRAIVKALLETLEYLENSHYEDVQIMTDYMGMSKEEMEEGIDGIKMLDIDDNIKAFTKTDEIDSLYGSGKIITKFYFERGQLSSYPDFDEILEPKFVKSIKKEK, from the coding sequence ATGAGGAAAATATTAGGAGTAGCAACTTTATTATGCGTTCTCGTCATTTCAGGATGCTTATCAAAGGACGCAGTAGAGAAAAAACCTATAAAGATAGCAATAAGTGAATGGGCAGGAGATGCACACGCTGTTATCGCAAAAGAAAAAGGGTTCTTCGAAAAAAATAATGTCGATGTTGAGTTGATATTTATTAAAGAATATTCGGAATCACAAGAAAATTATATTAATGGCGAAACCGATGGAATTTTCGGCGTTTATAGCGATACAATATTGTATAACTTGGAAGGCATTGAAACGAAGGTCGTTTGTGCGTTAGATTATTCTGATACAGGAGATGTTATCATTGGAAACCCTGAACTTAATTCTTTGGCAGACTTGAAAGGAAAAAAAATCGGCATAGAAGGAGTTAATAGCTTCTCACATTTGTTTGTTTTGGCTTCTTTAAAAAAAGCAGGGATAGAAGAAAGCGAAGTGCAGTTTGAAGACATCCCAGCACATAAAGTTTTAGAAGCTTTAGAAGATGGGATAATATACGCAGGGCATACATGGGAGCCAACGAAATCGGCGGCATTGAAAAAAGGCTATAAAATATTAGGTATCGCAGGAGATGTCCCAGGAATTATAACAGATGTCTTGTCGTTTAGCACAGAAATCATCAATGAAAGACCTGATGATATCCGTGCCATAGTGAAAGCACTATTAGAAACATTGGAATACCTTGAAAATAGTCATTACGAAGACGTGCAGATAATGACTGATTATATGGGGATGAGCAAAGAAGAAATGGAAGAAGGCATTGATGGCATAAAAATGCTAGATATTGATGATAATATTAAGGCTTTTACAAAGACAGATGAGATAGATTCACTATATGGTTCAGGAAAGATTATAACGAAATTCTATTTTGAAAGAGGGCAGTTATCTTCCTATCCTGATTTTGACGAAATCCTGGAGCCGAAATTTGTTAAGTCCATAAAAAAAGAGAAGTAA